A single window of bacterium DNA harbors:
- a CDS encoding radical SAM protein has protein sequence MRVDNEEKALRKLKNRIKLCSRGITLPTGSKPVLHLQSKQGGAGPQGVASYVGETPGDHTSQISLLIFPEEHYLARYALPTHWHETGLNGRGEKEGKILQAGPDIFLEKVPSNWRGSLPDGRRANMLSKARFHPYRTFSICLYRDCRHLENDEGCKYCTANLLINKLNLHERLSDQENLDYLKLAITNNPIRSVTLTSGTFESPEKTARELISQARLIKEKTGMSIHVQIEPIFDRTLMKELSEACDSIGLFLEFFDERVRREICPGKARAFSQEDYLRSWELAASCFGWGKVFTTNILGFNEDYEVILQGIERAAKVGVMTSLLWLRVGSPQLGEFIPSYLEKDEKLLLQLHMDAGKILVENSVDSIAGENSGCLGCHGCSASSEAISWARIASKKSEAVKVG, from the coding sequence TTGAGGGTCGATAACGAAGAGAAGGCACTCAGAAAGTTAAAAAACCGCATTAAACTTTGTTCCCGGGGTATTACCCTGCCAACTGGATCAAAACCCGTGCTTCACCTGCAATCGAAACAGGGAGGGGCAGGGCCGCAGGGAGTGGCTTCCTATGTTGGCGAAACTCCGGGAGATCACACCAGTCAGATAAGCCTGCTGATTTTTCCCGAAGAGCATTATCTGGCCCGGTATGCCCTGCCCACGCACTGGCACGAAACAGGTTTAAACGGCAGGGGAGAGAAAGAGGGAAAAATCCTCCAGGCAGGGCCGGACATCTTCCTGGAAAAGGTGCCGAGCAACTGGAGAGGATCATTACCGGATGGCCGCAGAGCAAATATGCTTTCAAAGGCGCGGTTTCATCCCTATCGGACCTTCTCCATTTGTCTGTACCGGGATTGCAGGCATCTTGAAAATGACGAGGGATGCAAGTATTGCACCGCCAATTTGCTGATCAATAAACTTAACCTGCATGAACGGTTGTCGGATCAGGAAAACCTGGATTACCTCAAGCTGGCTATTACCAATAATCCTATTCGCTCGGTAACCCTGACCAGCGGTACTTTTGAATCTCCGGAAAAGACTGCCAGGGAGCTGATATCTCAAGCCAGGCTGATCAAGGAGAAAACCGGCATGTCGATCCATGTTCAAATCGAACCGATTTTCGATCGGACCCTTATGAAAGAGTTGAGCGAAGCCTGTGATTCAATCGGCCTGTTCCTGGAATTCTTCGATGAGCGGGTTCGCCGTGAAATCTGCCCCGGCAAAGCCAGAGCATTCTCTCAGGAAGATTACCTGAGGAGCTGGGAACTTGCCGCCTCCTGCTTTGGCTGGGGAAAAGTATTCACCACCAACATTCTCGGTTTCAATGAGGATTACGAGGTTATCCTCCAGGGAATTGAACGCGCGGCTAAGGTCGGCGTAATGACCTCTCTTCTCTGGCTCCGGGTCGGCAGCCCGCAGTTAGGTGAATTTATTCCATCCTATCTTGAAAAAGATGAAAAATTGCTCTTGCAGCTCCATATGGATGCAGGGAAAATCCTGGTGGAAAACTCGGTGGACAGCATTGCCGGAGAAAATTCCGGCTGCCTGGGCTGTCATGGATGCAGTGCGAGCAGCGAGGCTATTTCCTGGGCACGAATAGCCTCCAAGAAGAGCGAGGCGGTAAAAGTTGGCTGA
- the mqnB gene encoding futalosine hydrolase gives MIVLTAAMPFETAWISSQLTHPRHIILGKFTALQGCLHEFKVLIFHLGIGKTNAAHGTTLLLEKFYPKILLLIGCGGAYRGSGLQPGDLAIANREIFGEEGVITPQGWRSTHFLNLPLLRKGDRAYYNSFEIDQAVLNRAMAILHKFNPKVGPFITISEVSGTQQKAEEMEQRFHGICENMEGAAVAQLCTLYEVPFLEIRGISNLVKERNREEWDLSAAAHISQQAALDLATQWEKTHD, from the coding sequence GTGATTGTACTCACCGCGGCCATGCCTTTTGAAACTGCCTGGATATCCAGCCAGTTGACCCATCCCCGTCATATTATCCTGGGTAAGTTTACCGCCCTCCAGGGATGCCTTCACGAGTTTAAGGTATTGATATTTCATCTTGGCATCGGAAAAACCAATGCAGCTCATGGCACCACCCTGCTGCTGGAGAAGTTCTATCCAAAGATTCTGCTCCTTATCGGCTGCGGCGGCGCTTATCGGGGGTCGGGCTTGCAGCCCGGGGATCTGGCCATAGCCAACAGGGAAATTTTTGGAGAAGAAGGGGTGATCACGCCGCAGGGGTGGAGATCGACCCATTTTCTGAATCTGCCTCTCCTTCGCAAGGGAGACCGGGCTTATTACAATTCCTTTGAGATAGATCAGGCTGTTTTAAACCGGGCGATGGCCATTCTGCACAAGTTCAATCCCAAGGTCGGCCCCTTCATTACCATTTCCGAAGTCAGCGGCACACAGCAGAAGGCCGAAGAGATGGAGCAGCGCTTTCACGGCATCTGTGAAAATATGGAGGGTGCGGCCGTAGCCCAGTTATGCACCCTGTATGAAGTCCCATTCCTGGAAATCCGGGGAATCAGCAACCTGGTCAAGGAAAGAAACCGGGAAGAGTGGGACCTGTCCGCCGCCGCTCATATCAGTCAGCAGGCTGCCCTGGATCTGGCCACCCAGTGGGAAAAAACGCATGATTGA
- the argJ gene encoding bifunctional glutamate N-acetyltransferase/amino-acid acetyltransferase ArgJ, producing MDYSAEVSESLVSVREVPSGGGLSLVRGILTAGVNCGIKKNKKDLAIIYSETVCTAAGVFTINPFRAAPVIVSESHLQNSLAQAIVVNSGNANACTGAAGLEDAEKMADITADALHISSDKVIVASTGMIGQRLPMDKIRDGILAASAKLSNSADSQEAAEAIMTTDTFLKSVAVEMDLSGRKVYLAGIAKGAGMIKPNMATMLSFLCTDAAIEPKLLNKALRQAVDQSFHAITIDGDTSTNDMVIILANGLAHNTCLAEENDPDFARFQDAMNHVTLKLAKMIVRDGEGARKFVEITVRRARDREEARQIAFAVAESPLVKTSFSAGRCMWGRILAAVGYAGIPIEPDKIDVFYGPVQVVSKGLGTGKDAEANTIMEAKELQITIDLDLGREEAKIYTCDLSTEYVTINMGYS from the coding sequence ATGGACTACTCTGCTGAAGTCAGTGAAAGCTTGGTTTCGGTGAGGGAAGTGCCTTCGGGCGGAGGGCTTTCTCTGGTAAGAGGAATACTGACCGCCGGAGTCAACTGCGGGATTAAAAAGAATAAGAAAGATCTGGCCATAATCTATTCGGAGACGGTCTGCACCGCTGCCGGAGTATTTACCATCAACCCCTTCCGGGCCGCACCGGTCATTGTTTCCGAATCCCACCTTCAGAATTCACTGGCCCAGGCGATTGTCGTTAACAGCGGCAACGCTAATGCCTGCACCGGGGCGGCGGGGCTGGAAGATGCCGAAAAAATGGCCGATATCACCGCCGATGCCCTGCACATATCCAGTGACAAGGTCATCGTTGCCTCAACGGGAATGATCGGCCAGCGATTACCCATGGATAAAATCCGCGACGGAATCCTGGCCGCTTCCGCAAAGCTCTCCAACTCGGCAGACAGTCAGGAAGCGGCTGAAGCGATTATGACCACCGATACTTTTCTTAAATCCGTGGCTGTCGAGATGGACCTGTCAGGCAGGAAGGTCTACCTGGCCGGTATCGCCAAGGGAGCGGGCATGATCAAGCCGAATATGGCTACCATGCTTTCCTTCCTCTGCACCGATGCCGCTATCGAACCCAAACTGCTGAATAAGGCGCTCCGGCAGGCTGTTGACCAGTCCTTCCATGCCATCACCATCGACGGGGATACCAGCACCAACGACATGGTGATCATTCTGGCCAATGGACTGGCGCACAATACCTGTCTGGCTGAAGAAAATGACCCTGACTTTGCCAGGTTCCAGGATGCCATGAACCATGTCACCCTGAAACTGGCCAAGATGATTGTCCGGGACGGGGAAGGTGCCAGGAAATTTGTAGAAATTACGGTCCGCAGGGCACGTGACCGCGAAGAAGCCAGACAGATTGCCTTCGCGGTTGCTGAATCCCCTCTGGTGAAAACATCCTTCAGCGCAGGCCGGTGCATGTGGGGCCGGATACTGGCTGCGGTCGGTTATGCGGGAATACCAATCGAGCCTGATAAGATTGACGTTTTCTACGGCCCCGTTCAGGTCGTCTCAAAGGGTCTTGGCACAGGCAAAGATGCCGAAGCCAATACCATCATGGAAGCGAAAGAGCTCCAGATTACCATTGACCTTGACCTTGGCCGGGAAGAAGCGAAAATTTACACCTGCGACCTCTCGACTGAGTATGTAACCATTAATATGGGCTATAGCTGA
- a CDS encoding PPC domain-containing DNA-binding protein, giving the protein MKYSPAKQGRIFVIRLEDGDIVHEKIEQFAREQSISCASLIIIGGADTGSRLVVGPEQGRVRPVQPMEHVLDNVHEIAGTGTLFPDERGNPVLHMHIACGRGTSTISGCVRKGVKVWHIMEVILFELVESTGVRILDAETGFGLLVP; this is encoded by the coding sequence ATGAAATATTCACCAGCAAAACAGGGGCGCATATTTGTCATACGATTGGAAGATGGGGACATTGTTCACGAGAAGATTGAACAGTTTGCCCGTGAGCAGTCCATTTCATGCGCCTCTCTCATCATAATCGGAGGAGCTGACACCGGCAGCAGGCTTGTGGTCGGACCGGAACAGGGACGGGTAAGACCTGTTCAGCCTATGGAACATGTTCTTGACAACGTTCACGAAATAGCAGGTACGGGAACACTTTTTCCGGATGAGCGGGGCAATCCGGTATTACACATGCACATTGCCTGTGGCAGGGGTACATCCACAATCAGCGGATGTGTTCGCAAAGGTGTAAAGGTATGGCACATTATGGAAGTTATTCTCTTCGAATTGGTAGAATCCACCGGAGTGCGTATTCTTGATGCTGAGACTGGTTTTGGACTGCTCGTACCATAA
- the argC gene encoding N-acetyl-gamma-glutamyl-phosphate reductase — translation MTRVAVIGGSGYTGLELIRLVLAHPDLELTYVTSERLAGKRVRDCFPFLHPSLSLEYQALDIRSALPAADIFFLALPNGISLSLTPVLRGEGKMVIDLSADYRFQDLATYERVYGKSHADESLAAQAVYGLPEIHRQKIRASSLVANPGCYATSIILGLVPCLQAGLLNDQMPIIADSKSGISGAGRKLEATYLFTECDQNVKPYNIGKHRHVPEIEQELGLFAHSAVSVLFTPQLVPVRRGILSNIYVPLQPDHPSLDEIREIYCRFYQDEPFVLVNPAGSIPCLKDVYLSNYCRLGLVLDQRTRTLVVISVLDNLLKGAAGQAVQNLNIMLGLDERAGLGAFVPYP, via the coding sequence CTGACCAGAGTTGCAGTTATCGGAGGCAGCGGATATACGGGTCTTGAATTGATCCGCCTCGTTCTCGCTCACCCTGACCTTGAGCTGACGTATGTAACTTCCGAACGGCTGGCAGGAAAGAGAGTCCGGGATTGCTTTCCTTTTCTGCATCCCTCCCTGAGCCTGGAATATCAGGCCCTGGATATCAGGTCAGCTCTTCCTGCGGCGGATATCTTTTTTCTGGCCCTCCCGAACGGCATCTCTCTCTCGCTGACACCCGTGCTGCGGGGCGAGGGCAAGATGGTCATCGATCTGAGCGCGGACTACCGGTTCCAGGACCTTGCGACCTATGAGCGGGTTTATGGGAAAAGTCATGCCGATGAATCTCTGGCAGCCCAGGCGGTCTATGGCCTGCCGGAAATCCATCGTCAGAAGATCCGTGCCTCCTCGCTGGTTGCCAATCCCGGCTGTTATGCCACCAGTATCATTCTTGGCCTGGTCCCCTGCCTGCAAGCAGGACTGCTCAATGACCAAATGCCGATTATCGCCGACTCCAAATCGGGTATCTCCGGAGCAGGCAGAAAGCTTGAAGCGACTTATCTGTTTACCGAATGTGATCAGAACGTCAAACCGTATAATATCGGAAAGCATCGGCATGTTCCTGAAATCGAACAGGAACTTGGCCTGTTTGCCCATTCCGCCGTTTCGGTCCTGTTTACCCCTCAACTGGTACCTGTCCGCCGGGGAATACTCAGCAATATCTATGTGCCATTACAGCCGGATCATCCATCCCTCGATGAAATCCGGGAAATCTACTGCCGGTTTTACCAGGATGAGCCCTTTGTCCTGGTTAATCCTGCGGGCAGTATACCCTGCCTGAAGGATGTCTACCTCTCGAATTACTGCCGTCTTGGACTGGTTCTTGATCAGCGGACCAGGACGCTGGTTGTCATCTCGGTTCTCGATAACCTGCTGAAAGGAGCAGCCGGGCAGGCGGTCCAGAACCTGAACATCATGCTCGGCCTGGATGAGAGAGCCGGGCTGGGGGCATTTGTTCCGTATCCTTAA
- a CDS encoding decaprenyl-phosphate phosphoribosyltransferase codes for MRYQFKYFILSMRPHQWVKNIVIFAAIIFSYNIVRWNMLARVMAAFLLFCVFSGCVYILNDLLDIESDRKHPLKCRRPIASGNLGKSTAIWGTVAIGLGGSVSAWFLGRPFFFIALSYFLLQVAYSYRLKQIVILDVFSIASGFVLRVIAGAEVIHVPISSWLLVCTMLLSLFLALSKRRHELVFLKDEAISHRKTLQEYSPYLLDQMIAVVTSATVVAYALYTLAPETVQKFHTTRLIYTVPFVLYGILRYLYLIHQKQAGGKPEELLVTDKPLLINVLIYGLVVILILYF; via the coding sequence TTGAGATATCAGTTTAAATATTTCATCCTGAGCATGCGTCCCCATCAATGGGTCAAAAATATAGTAATTTTTGCTGCAATAATCTTTTCCTATAACATTGTGCGATGGAATATGCTCGCCCGGGTAATGGCTGCTTTTCTGCTTTTCTGTGTTTTTTCAGGATGTGTCTACATTCTCAACGATCTTCTCGACATTGAATCGGACCGGAAGCATCCCCTGAAGTGCCGCAGGCCGATAGCCTCCGGGAATCTCGGAAAATCCACGGCCATCTGGGGAACAGTGGCCATCGGCCTGGGAGGGTCTGTTTCTGCCTGGTTCCTGGGCAGGCCGTTTTTCTTCATTGCTCTCTCGTATTTCCTGCTCCAGGTAGCCTATTCGTATAGATTAAAGCAAATAGTTATCCTGGACGTTTTTTCCATAGCCTCCGGTTTCGTGCTTCGGGTCATTGCCGGAGCTGAAGTCATTCACGTTCCCATATCCTCATGGCTTTTAGTCTGTACCATGCTGCTTTCTCTCTTCCTTGCCCTGAGCAAGAGGAGACATGAGCTGGTATTTTTAAAAGACGAAGCCATCAGTCACCGCAAGACCCTGCAGGAATACAGTCCCTATCTTTTGGATCAGATGATTGCCGTAGTAACCTCGGCTACAGTGGTTGCCTATGCCTTGTATACCTTGGCTCCCGAGACCGTGCAGAAGTTTCACACCACCCGGTTGATTTATACGGTGCCCTTTGTTTTATATGGGATCCTGCGGTACCTCTATTTAATCCACCAGAAACAAGCAGGCGGAAAGCCCGAAGAGCTTCTGGTAACGGATAAGCCCCTGTTAATTAATGTCCTGATCTATGGCCTGGTTGTGATTCTGATTTTATACTTTTAG
- a CDS encoding Nif3-like dinuclear metal center hexameric protein codes for MDRDELLFFLDDYLEVDRFEDYCHNGLQVQGSRTVNKIVSGVTFSQRLIQEAILRKAELILVHHGLFKGDIPDPPRLCGGLRERLSLLLSQDINLAGYHLPLDAHPEIGNNILVCRKLRMQNIEALDVGFIGDLPAPAKLDALAGEVQDMYGREVMTFEFGLPEVKRIAIISGGSSYLWEEAQQAGADLFICGDMKESLVRKIEEAGFNVFVAGHYHTETLGIKALSEFLQERFQIEVAYVDIPAPV; via the coding sequence TTGGATCGGGATGAATTGCTATTCTTTCTTGATGATTACCTGGAGGTGGACCGGTTTGAGGATTACTGCCATAATGGCCTTCAGGTGCAGGGCAGCCGGACAGTGAACAAGATTGTTTCAGGAGTCACCTTCAGCCAGCGGTTGATTCAGGAGGCTATTCTCCGGAAAGCGGAGCTTATTCTGGTTCATCATGGCCTGTTCAAGGGGGATATCCCCGATCCGCCCCGCTTGTGCGGTGGCCTGCGGGAGCGGCTGTCCCTGCTGCTCTCCCAGGACATCAATCTGGCCGGCTACCATTTGCCGCTGGATGCCCATCCGGAGATCGGAAATAATATCCTGGTCTGTCGAAAGCTCCGGATGCAAAACATTGAGGCCCTGGATGTGGGATTTATCGGGGATCTGCCTGCTCCCGCAAAACTGGATGCCCTGGCGGGTGAGGTTCAGGACATGTATGGCCGGGAAGTCATGACCTTCGAATTCGGCCTTCCTGAGGTCAAAAGAATAGCCATTATCAGCGGCGGAAGCTCCTACCTGTGGGAGGAAGCTCAACAGGCCGGAGCGGACCTTTTTATCTGCGGAGATATGAAAGAATCTCTGGTTCGAAAGATCGAAGAGGCCGGATTCAACGTCTTCGTAGCCGGGCATTATCACACCGAAACCCTGGGGATCAAGGCCCTGTCCGAATTCCTTCAGGAAAGGTTTCAGATCGAGGTCGCTTACGTCGATATCCCTGCACCCGTCTAA
- a CDS encoding methyl-accepting chemotaxis protein: protein MIRRKKYLIQQVFQTKFIILFLFLVILGSIISGGLLYQKTSVDLGNSYGEAHSKLKTTGELILPNVLIGNVIAIVIIGMATVALTVFISHRIAGPLYRFEKNTERIAQGDLTIVTRLRQSDQAKGLADALSRMTLELREKLLDVRKESEELPVLLDEMKVLSQKKTVSSEELTGIITRLSHISSSLQQALEHFKL from the coding sequence ATGATACGGAGAAAAAAGTATCTTATTCAACAGGTTTTTCAAACGAAATTTATTATACTCTTTCTCTTTTTGGTTATCCTGGGCAGTATCATATCAGGGGGGTTGCTTTACCAAAAGACTTCGGTGGATTTGGGAAATTCATACGGAGAGGCCCACTCGAAGCTGAAAACAACAGGAGAGCTTATTCTCCCGAATGTCCTGATCGGCAATGTCATAGCCATAGTTATCATTGGGATGGCGACGGTAGCTTTGACTGTTTTCATCTCCCACAGGATTGCCGGACCCCTCTACCGTTTTGAAAAAAACACCGAGCGAATTGCCCAGGGAGATTTGACCATTGTCACCAGGCTGCGGCAATCCGACCAGGCCAAGGGTCTGGCGGATGCCCTGAGCAGGATGACTCTGGAGTTGCGGGAAAAATTACTCGACGTCCGCAAGGAGTCGGAAGAGCTGCCGGTACTGCTCGATGAGATGAAGGTTTTGAGTCAGAAGAAAACAGTATCCTCCGAAGAACTGACGGGCATTATAACCCGGTTATCACACATATCTTCAAGCTTGCAGCAGGCTTTGGAGCATTTTAAGCTGTAA
- a CDS encoding dual specificity protein phosphatase, which yields MTDQFVLIKEIHPPLGSSRTLYMLEPFGVIVKVASRSSPQNLTAEIWTNVIDKLSPDGVWHGVPMYLNSRHSAGILEFHGSFMPTDQGRFEYTVRIGLKRSGQYYPSQWQWAGAYGQNGSLTVLPPSPEMQWTQGPQAEEIAPGVFVGNLIAASKAPELGFQAVLNMAEELNIGFPSGGVEYKKIALADGAHNPIPPEKILDAVSWIQQQVKKGHKVCVNCRAGIGRSGSIGIAYLYASNPAWPYSRALQAAWDKKPNIYPHKNLQETLEALFPRKPKEHTLSSHENPSGLSSSGQIQWVKYVDFQPGQHIEISRYQPLIIRIRIKAADADHQALVTLRTNLNQDPFEEVELYNSRGDGIYEGQIQAKRGGEYWLTASASLHEKLPDNERSWAGDNLIIRVR from the coding sequence ATGACTGATCAATTTGTCCTGATCAAAGAGATTCATCCACCCCTGGGGTCCTCACGCACGCTGTATATGCTGGAGCCTTTTGGCGTGATTGTTAAGGTTGCATCCCGCTCTTCACCCCAGAACCTGACCGCGGAAATCTGGACCAATGTCATCGATAAGCTCAGCCCCGACGGAGTGTGGCATGGAGTTCCCATGTACCTTAATTCCCGGCATTCAGCGGGGATTCTGGAGTTTCACGGCTCTTTCATGCCCACCGACCAGGGCCGGTTCGAGTACACGGTCCGGATCGGCCTCAAACGAAGCGGGCAGTATTACCCTTCTCAATGGCAGTGGGCCGGAGCGTATGGGCAGAACGGATCGTTGACTGTCCTTCCCCCTTCACCGGAAATGCAGTGGACCCAGGGGCCGCAGGCTGAGGAGATTGCTCCCGGAGTATTTGTCGGAAATCTCATTGCTGCCTCCAAAGCCCCTGAGCTTGGCTTTCAGGCTGTATTGAATATGGCTGAAGAACTGAATATCGGCTTTCCTTCCGGCGGGGTTGAATATAAAAAGATCGCCCTGGCTGATGGGGCCCATAATCCGATCCCTCCGGAGAAAATCCTGGATGCCGTATCCTGGATTCAGCAGCAGGTTAAAAAAGGGCATAAGGTTTGCGTTAATTGCCGGGCCGGAATCGGCAGGTCAGGGTCGATCGGGATCGCCTATCTGTATGCTTCCAATCCTGCCTGGCCATACTCCAGGGCATTGCAGGCTGCCTGGGATAAAAAGCCGAATATCTATCCCCATAAAAATCTGCAGGAAACTCTTGAAGCTCTCTTTCCCAGAAAGCCGAAAGAGCATACCCTGTCCAGCCATGAAAACCCTTCGGGTTTATCGTCCTCCGGCCAGATTCAATGGGTGAAATATGTTGATTTTCAGCCAGGCCAGCATATCGAAATCTCCCGCTATCAGCCCCTGATCATCCGGATCAGAATCAAAGCTGCTGATGCCGATCATCAGGCCCTGGTGACTCTTCGAACCAACCTCAATCAGGACCCCTTTGAAGAAGTGGAGCTGTATAATAGCCGGGGCGACGGAATTTACGAAGGACAAATTCAGGCCAAAAGGGGTGGTGAATACTGGCTTACCGCCTCAGCCTCTTTGCATGAGAAGCTCCCGGATAATGAACGCTCATGGGCTGGAGACAATCTGATCATCCGGGTGAGATAA
- the rpsI gene encoding 30S ribosomal protein S9, producing MALVQYYGTGKRKTSVARVFLRPGNGKILINERPFEEYFPTERMKATVLQPLNITEYINKYDISINVAGGGIYGQAGAVRHGISKALLQINPDLRQKLKRAGLITRDPRAKERKKYGQRGARARYQFSKR from the coding sequence ATGGCACTGGTACAGTATTACGGGACGGGCAAACGCAAAACCTCGGTAGCGAGAGTATTCCTGCGTCCGGGAAATGGCAAGATTCTCATCAACGAGCGGCCATTTGAGGAATATTTTCCTACCGAACGGATGAAAGCCACGGTTTTGCAGCCGCTGAATATAACCGAGTACATCAATAAATACGACATTTCCATCAATGTTGCCGGAGGGGGGATTTACGGACAGGCAGGAGCCGTGCGGCACGGCATATCGAAAGCCCTTCTCCAGATCAACCCGGATCTTCGCCAGAAGCTGAAAAGGGCCGGTCTTATTACGCGGGACCCCAGGGCCAAGGAAAGAAAGAAGTACGGCCAGCGGGGTGCACGGGCCCGGTATCAGTTCTCCAAGAGATAA
- the rplM gene encoding 50S ribosomal protein L13, translated as MKTFMAKEEDQKRCWYVLDAKGEVLGRLATKVAVILRGKAKPDFTPHVDTGDFVIIVNADKVLMTGRKIQQKIYYRHSGYPGAIKATPAHKMMKEKPEEIIRKAVKGMLPKNRLGRQVYRKLKVYTGPDHPHQAQEPQVLKLS; from the coding sequence ATGAAAACATTTATGGCCAAAGAGGAAGATCAGAAAAGATGTTGGTACGTTTTGGATGCCAAGGGTGAGGTCCTGGGCCGGCTGGCCACAAAAGTCGCCGTCATCCTGCGGGGGAAAGCGAAACCAGATTTTACCCCTCACGTTGACACTGGTGATTTCGTTATTATCGTCAACGCGGACAAGGTCCTGATGACTGGCAGAAAGATTCAGCAAAAGATCTATTACCGTCACTCCGGCTATCCGGGAGCGATCAAAGCGACGCCAGCCCACAAGATGATGAAGGAAAAGCCCGAAGAGATTATCAGAAAAGCGGTTAAAGGCATGCTGCCCAAAAACCGGCTGGGGAGACAGGTTTACCGGAAACTGAAGGTATACACGGGACCGGATCATCCCCACCAAGCTCAAGAGCCACAAGTCTTAAAGCTTTCGTGA
- a CDS encoding 1,4-dihydroxy-6-naphthoate synthase, whose protein sequence is MIDLSLGYSPCPNDTFIFSALVQGKVPLPEGITLRERLEDVETLNRMAFQEKLDISKVSCHAFGHVRNRYVLLRSGFALGKGCGPLLVERGEDAPAVDLTRQRIAVPGEFTTAFLLLRMYEPKAQNIIILPFNQILQAVRRGEADAGLIIHESRFTYQSFGLRKILDLGDFWEKESGGCPLPLGGIMVRRALGRETARTIEDAIRQSVRYARAHPEEAKDYIRHHAQEMEDSVIFSHIDLYVNEYTLDIGQDGEDAIRLLLAKAEARGIVPPSSFDLFR, encoded by the coding sequence ATGATTGATCTTTCGCTTGGCTACTCTCCCTGCCCGAATGACACCTTTATTTTCTCTGCGCTGGTCCAGGGAAAGGTTCCCCTGCCGGAGGGGATCACCCTGCGGGAACGACTGGAGGATGTCGAGACCCTGAACCGGATGGCTTTTCAGGAGAAGCTGGATATCAGCAAGGTTTCATGCCACGCCTTCGGGCATGTGCGAAACCGCTATGTCCTGCTGCGCTCCGGCTTCGCCCTGGGCAAGGGATGCGGTCCGCTCCTGGTGGAGCGGGGAGAAGATGCACCGGCGGTTGACCTGACCAGACAGCGCATTGCCGTGCCCGGTGAATTCACCACTGCCTTTCTTCTGCTGCGGATGTATGAGCCGAAAGCACAAAATATCATTATTCTTCCCTTTAATCAAATACTTCAGGCTGTCCGACGGGGTGAAGCGGATGCAGGATTGATTATCCACGAAAGCCGCTTTACCTACCAGAGCTTCGGGCTCCGGAAAATCCTTGACCTTGGCGATTTCTGGGAAAAAGAGAGCGGCGGCTGCCCGCTGCCCCTTGGGGGCATCATGGTGCGGCGGGCTCTGGGCCGGGAAACTGCCCGAACGATCGAAGATGCAATCCGTCAGAGTGTCCGCTATGCCCGGGCTCATCCGGAAGAGGCGAAAGACTACATCCGACACCATGCTCAGGAGATGGAGGATTCTGTTATCTTCAGCCATATTGATCTTTATGTCAACGAGTATACCCTGGATATCGGCCAGGATGGAGAAGATGCCATACGCCTGCTCCTGGCCAAAGCCGAAGCCAGAGGAATTGTCCCCCCATCATCCTTTGATCTTTTCCGGTAG
- a CDS encoding NapC/NirT family cytochrome c translates to MAEKKKMSMGKKLTLVAVGVVLFGAIAFAGIELTCTSWFCLSCHEMKELGAAWKLSKHGPDNPEMHNCMKCHSQPGLLGLLKAKIAGLFSLVYHITGDYHLEATQPVVCVRSECHHIEDLDRATRPDQTVTLNHAKHIKVMKSIGTRYQCMPCHRDIAHGEQKFLPDMKTSCFLCHTNQDIGASNCALCHPKHPVVRLTDDETPILEYHQDVKCVECHTEACKATKATCDTCHEGENYGDRVVYKGKALK, encoded by the coding sequence GTGGCTGAGAAGAAAAAGATGAGCATGGGTAAGAAACTGACCTTAGTCGCTGTTGGAGTTGTATTGTTCGGGGCAATTGCTTTCGCGGGAATCGAACTCACGTGTACTTCGTGGTTTTGTCTCAGTTGCCATGAAATGAAGGAGCTTGGTGCTGCGTGGAAATTATCCAAACACGGACCGGATAATCCTGAGATGCACAATTGCATGAAATGTCACTCACAACCGGGTCTTTTGGGACTTCTGAAGGCTAAAATCGCCGGCCTTTTCTCTCTTGTCTATCACATTACGGGAGATTACCACCTTGAGGCCACGCAGCCGGTAGTATGCGTTCGGTCGGAGTGCCACCACATTGAGGATCTCGACAGGGCTACCCGGCCAGACCAGACGGTTACTTTAAACCATGCCAAACATATCAAGGTGATGAAGAGTATCGGAACAAGATACCAGTGTATGCCCTGTCACCGTGATATTGCGCATGGTGAACAAAAATTTCTCCCGGATATGAAAACCAGTTGTTTCCTGTGCCATACGAACCAGGATATCGGTGCTTCGAATTGCGCCCTGTGCCATCCGAAACACCCTGTTGTCCGGCTGACGGACGACGAGACCCCCATTCTTGAATATCATCAGGATGTGAAATGCGTCGAATGTCATACGGAGGCCTGCAAGGCTACCAAAGCTACCTGCGATACTTGCCATGAGGGTGAAAACTATGGTGATCGGGTTGTCTACAAAGGAAAAGCCCTGAAATAA